In Piliocolobus tephrosceles isolate RC106 chromosome 6, ASM277652v3, whole genome shotgun sequence, the following are encoded in one genomic region:
- the FBXO34 gene encoding F-box only protein 34: MHLKPYWKVQKKEHPPEVSRETQRTPMNHQKAVNDETCKAGHITPSVFPSASLGKASSRKPFGILSPNVLCSMSGKSPVESSLNVKTKKNAPSATIHQGEEEGPLDIWAVVKPGNTKEKIAFFAAHQCSNRIGSMKIKSSWDIDGRATKRRKKSGDLKKAKVQVERMKEVNSRCYQPEPFACGIEHCSVHYVSDSGDGVYAGRPLSVIQMVAFLEQRASALLASCSKNCTNSPAIVRFSGQSRGVPAATESYSAPGACEERGNLEVGEPQSEPVRVLDMVAKLESECLKRQGQREPGSLSRNNSFRRNVGRVLLANSTQADEGKTKKGALEAPDTQVNPVGSVSVDCGPSRADHCSPKEDQAWDSASQDCPPLPAGVSFHIDSAELEPGSQTAMKNSNRYDVEMTDELVGLPFSSHTYSQASELPTDAVDCMSRELVSLTSHNPDQRRKESLCISITVSKVEKDQPSSLNSCEDPLPGMLFFLPPGQHLSDCSQLNESTTRESSEASQLEDAAGGDSASEEKSGSAEPFVPPASSVESTLPVLEASSWKKQVSHDFLETRFKIQQLLEPQQYMAFLPHHIMVKIFRLLPTKSLVALKCTCCYFKFIIEYYNIRPADSRWVRDPRYREDPCKQCKKKYVKGDVSLCRWHPKPYCQALPYGPGYWMCCHRSQKGFPGCKLGLHDNHWVPACHSFNRAIHKKAKGTEAEEEY, from the coding sequence ATGCACCTAAAGCCATACTGGAAGGTCCAGAAGAAAGAGCACCCCCCGGAAGTCAGCAGGGAAACGCAGAGAACTCCTATGAACCACCAAAAGGCTGTGAATGATGAAACATGCAAAGCTGGCCACATAACACCAAGTGTCTTTCCTTCAGCCTCTCTTGGTAAAGCATCATCTCGAAAGCCATTTGGGATCCTTTCTCCAAATGTTCTGTGCAGTATGAGTGGGAAGAGTCCTGTAGAGAGCAGCTTGAAtgttaaaaccaaaaagaatgcACCATCTGCAACGATCCACCAGGGCGAAGAAGAAGGACCACTTGATATCTGGGCTGTTGTGAAACCTGGAAATACCAAGGAAAAAATTGCATTCTTTGCAGCCCACCAGTGTAGTAACAGGATAggatctatgaaaataaaaagttcctGGGATATTGATGGGAGAGCTactaagagaaggaaaaaatcagGGGATCTTAAAAAAGCCAAGGTACAGGTTGAAAGGATGAAGGAAGTTAACAGCAGGTGCTACCAACCTGAGCCTTTTGCATGTGGCATTGAGCACTGTTCTGTGCATTATGTGAGTGACAGTGGGGATGGAGTCTATGCCGGGAGGCCTCTGTCAGTTATACAGATGGTTGCCTTCTTGGAGCAAAGAGCCAGTGCTCTGCTAGCTAGCTGTTCAAAAAACTGCACAAACTCACCTGCCATTGTGAGGTTTTCTGGCCAGTCCAGAGGTGTGCCCGCAGCCACTGAGTCCTATTCTGCCCCAGGAGCGTGTGAAGAAAGGGGAAATCTTGAGGTTGGTGAACCACAGAGCGAACCAGTCCGTGTCCTCGACATGGTAGCCAAGTTGGAGTCTGAGTGCCTGAAGCGGCAGGGCCAGCGTGAGCCTGGGAGCCTCTCAAGGAATAACAGCTTCCGTCGAAATGTGGGCAGAGTTTTGCTTGCAAATAGCACTCAGGCTGATGAAGGCAAAACAAAGAAAGGCGCCTTGGAGGCACCTGACACTCAGGTGAATCCTGTGGGGTCTGTATCTGTGGATTGTGGCCCCTCAAGAGCTGATCATTGTTCTCCTAAAGAGGACCAGGCCTGGGACAGTGCTTCTCAGGACTGCCCCCCATTGCCAGCAGGAGTGAGTTTCCACATAGACAGTGCAGAGTTAGAGCCGGGTTCACAAACTGCCATGAAAAACAGCAACAGGTATGATGTGGAAATGACAGATGAACTCGTTGGGTTACCTTTTTCTTCTCATACCTATTCCCAAGCCTCTGAATTGCCCACAGATGCTGTTGATTGTATGAGCAGAGAGCTCGTGTCGCTTACTAGCCACAATCCtgatcaaagaagaaaagaatcttTGTGCATTAGTATCACTGTGTCCAAGGTAGAGAAAGACCAGCCTTCCAGTTTAAACTCCTGTGAAGACCCACTTCCAGGGATGTTGTTTTTTTTGCCACCTGGTCAGCACTTGTCAGACTGTTCCCAGTTGAATGAAAGCACAACAAGAGAGTCTTCAGAGGCCAGCCAGCTTGAAGATGCTGCTGGGGGTGACAGTGCATCTGAGGAAAAAAGTGGGTCTGCTGAGCCATTTGTACCGCCAGCCTCTTCTGTGGAAAGTACATTACCAGTGCTTGAGGCATCCAGTTGGAAGAAGCAGGTGTCACATGACTTCCTGGAGACCAGGTTTAAAATCCAGCAGCTTTTGGAGCCTCAGCAGTACATGGCTTTTCTGCCCCACCACATTATGGTAAAAATCTTCAGGTTACTTCCCACCAAGAGTTTAGTGGCCCTTAAATGTACCTGCTGCTATTTCAAGTTTATCATTGAGTACTACAATATCAGGCCAGCAGATTCTCGCTGGGTTCGAGATCCACGCTACAGAGAAGATCCTTGCAAACAGTGCAAGAAAAAGTATGTGAAAGGGGATGTGTCCCTGTGCCGATGGCACCCCAAGCCCTATTGCCAGGCATTGCCCTATGGGCCAGGGTATTGGATGTGCTGCCACCGGTCTCAGAAAGGATTCCCTGGCTGTAAGCTGGGGCTTCATGACAATCACTGGGTTCCTGCCTGCCACAGCTTTAATCGGGCAATCCATAAGAAAGCAAAAGGGACTGAAGCTGAAGAGGAATACTAA